A genome region from Candidatus Zixiibacteriota bacterium includes the following:
- a CDS encoding phosphatase PAP2 family protein produces the protein MEMFTEIFDFLIKLDKELFLFLNLKLQNRFFDFLMPFITEFKNWRILFFLIMLAMLIFGRKKERIAAVLVLIVLGMADSSVNLLLKSWIGRVRPCNVFPQVHLLAGCSHSGSFPSSHAANIFAAGSILTFLYRRAWFIWLAIAVTVSFSRIYVGVHYPLDVAGGAFYGIL, from the coding sequence ATGGAGATGTTTACTGAAATCTTCGATTTTCTAATCAAGCTGGATAAAGAGCTTTTCCTTTTTCTCAATCTGAAACTGCAGAACCGGTTTTTTGACTTTCTGATGCCTTTTATTACGGAGTTTAAAAACTGGAGAATCCTTTTTTTCCTGATAATGCTGGCTATGCTTATCTTTGGACGGAAAAAAGAAAGGATAGCCGCTGTTCTGGTCTTGATTGTTTTAGGAATGGCAGATTCATCCGTTAATCTTCTGCTTAAGTCCTGGATCGGAAGGGTCAGGCCCTGCAATGTTTTTCCGCAGGTGCATCTCTTGGCTGGATGCTCTCATTCTGGCTCTTTTCCCTCATCGCATGCTGCTAATATTTTTGCCGCAGGCTCGATCTTGACTTTTCTTTATCGCCGGGCTTGGTTCATCTGGTTAGCTATTGCGGTTACAGTCTCTTTCTCCCGCATTTATGTTGGGGTACATTACCCTCTGGATGTCGCGGGAGGAGCTTTTTATGGGATTCTTT
- a CDS encoding PfkB family carbohydrate kinase, which produces MKEYDFDCLGFGICALDYLSILDPYPGLDEKVNVVSSSVQGGGPVPTAMATMAKLGAEAAFVGKIGDDYEGMVIRSELEKFGVDVDYLLIDEKVKSLKAFIWVDKNSGKRTVALDKTRMKPVQPKEISFLKGISFRYLHLDGRDKEANIFLAKKAKKDGSEVILDLGSLRENIEELFPLADYLVASRKFAYDYTHLEDLSQACLELKKTGFKCVVVTLSEKGCLWINEDKVNYFPGFKVEVVDTTGAGDVFHGAFIFGLLKKWKMGEIIEFASACAALKCRKLGGREGIPTLKEVQDFLK; this is translated from the coding sequence TTGAAGGAGTATGATTTCGATTGCCTGGGCTTTGGCATCTGTGCCCTGGATTATCTTTCCATCTTGGACCCTTATCCGGGATTAGATGAGAAAGTGAATGTCGTATCCTCTTCAGTTCAGGGAGGTGGTCCTGTTCCCACTGCTATGGCGACCATGGCAAAATTAGGGGCTGAGGCTGCTTTTGTGGGGAAGATAGGCGATGATTATGAGGGAATGGTAATCCGGTCTGAGTTGGAAAAATTCGGAGTGGATGTCGACTACCTGCTCATAGATGAAAAGGTAAAAAGTTTAAAGGCTTTCATCTGGGTGGACAAAAACAGCGGGAAGAGAACCGTAGCTCTGGACAAAACCAGGATGAAGCCAGTCCAGCCAAAAGAAATCTCATTTTTGAAGGGCATCTCTTTCAGATATCTACACTTAGATGGTAGGGATAAAGAGGCGAATATATTTTTAGCTAAAAAGGCGAAAAAGGACGGTTCTGAAGTCATCTTAGATTTGGGGAGTTTAAGAGAAAATATAGAAGAACTTTTCCCTTTAGCTGATTATCTGGTAGCCTCCAGAAAATTTGCCTATGATTACACTCATCTTGAGGATTTAAGCCAGGCTTGCTTAGAATTGAAAAAGACAGGGTTCAAGTGTGTGGTGGTAACATTATCAGAAAAAGGATGTCTGTGGATAAATGAGGACAAGGTAAACTATTTTCCGGGATTTAAAGTCGAGGTGGTCGATACTACTGGAGCAGGGGATGTATTTCACGGCGCATTCATCTTCGGGCTTTTGAAAAAATGGAAGATGGGAGAAATTATTGAGTTTGCCTCAGCCTGCGCAGCTTTGAAGTGCAGAAAATTAGGCGGCAGAGAAGGTATACCCACTCTGAAAGAGGTGCAAGATTTTTTGAAATGA